Proteins encoded by one window of Tunturibacter psychrotolerans:
- a CDS encoding bifunctional helix-turn-helix transcriptional regulator/GNAT family N-acetyltransferase: MLQATTPIAESQIAAVRAFNRFYTHIIGTLREGLLNSEYSLSEARVLYELATRLKSTAREIARDLELDPGYLSRILRKFEDVGLLSRKASVEDGRQSILKLTRQGKAAFSELDQRSNDEAQHLLERLSDKERIEFLHGMRSIENALDARSSRAPYILRQHRPGDMGWVVHRHGVIYTQELGWTPDFEAVVARIVADFIDNFDPKRERCWIAERDGEIAGSVFLVRHPEEKDTAKLRLLLVETSARGLGLGKALVDECTYFARAAGYKKITLWTHDVLTAARHIYSEAGYKLVKEEPRHSFGVDVISETWDLTL; this comes from the coding sequence ATGCTCCAAGCGACCACCCCCATCGCCGAATCCCAGATCGCAGCCGTCCGCGCCTTCAATCGGTTTTATACCCACATCATCGGGACGCTTCGCGAAGGACTCCTCAATAGCGAATACTCCTTAAGCGAAGCCCGCGTTCTCTATGAACTCGCCACCCGTCTCAAAAGCACTGCCAGGGAAATCGCCAGGGACCTTGAACTCGATCCTGGCTATCTGAGTCGCATCCTGCGCAAGTTTGAAGATGTGGGTCTGCTAAGCCGCAAGGCATCTGTTGAAGATGGCCGTCAGTCCATTCTCAAGCTCACAAGACAAGGCAAGGCCGCCTTCTCCGAACTCGACCAGCGATCGAACGACGAAGCCCAGCACCTGCTCGAGCGCCTTTCCGACAAAGAACGTATTGAATTTCTCCACGGTATGCGCTCCATCGAGAATGCATTGGACGCCAGGTCGTCACGCGCCCCCTACATCCTCCGCCAGCATCGTCCCGGAGACATGGGCTGGGTGGTGCACCGCCACGGCGTCATCTACACCCAGGAGTTGGGATGGACCCCGGACTTTGAGGCAGTAGTGGCACGCATCGTGGCCGATTTCATTGACAACTTTGACCCCAAACGCGAACGCTGCTGGATAGCCGAGCGCGACGGAGAGATCGCAGGCAGCGTCTTCCTGGTACGGCACCCTGAAGAAAAGGACACAGCCAAGCTGCGCTTGCTGCTCGTCGAGACGAGCGCCAGAGGTCTCGGCCTCGGCAAGGCCTTGGTAGACGAGTGCACATACTTCGCGCGCGCTGCAGGCTACAAGAAAATTACACTTTGGACACATGACGTACTCACCGCTGCGAGACACATCTATAGCGAGGCAGGTTACAAACTCGTTAAGGAGGAACCCCGCCACAGCTTCGGTGTCGACGTCATCAGCGAAACCTGGGATCTAACGCTCTAA
- a CDS encoding efflux RND transporter periplasmic adaptor subunit, which produces MATQRKNKRKTWLWAGLTALVVVVVLGVVAAARGNTTKFEPSQLAKAERGDIARSVVATGKVQPITKVEVKSKASGIVTRLDTDINAQVKQGQVLAQLDQQEILDQVAAQKAQLAAAESNARAAAASIDYDKVNAEAPDLPMYKHTYERNLQMSKEGVVSQQALDDAQQKYLADLNTRDKAVAQITVDTSKLRQAEAQVAQNKASLKQLEEQLGYTTVTSPMDGTILSRDVEIGDAVSSILVLGSTATLVMTIGDTNQVYVQGKVDESDIGKVYLGQAARIKVESFKDKTFQGKVTKIAPLGVEKDNVTTFEVRVSIDNPGGELKANMTANAEILLEEHKNVLTVPEQAVLYDKDRNASVEVPDPKQKTGRRKIDIKAGISNGTKTEILAGLNPGDTVILQQ; this is translated from the coding sequence TTGGCCACGCAGCGTAAAAATAAACGGAAGACCTGGCTCTGGGCTGGCCTTACCGCCCTTGTCGTTGTCGTCGTTCTCGGCGTTGTCGCAGCCGCCCGCGGCAACACCACAAAGTTCGAGCCCTCGCAACTGGCCAAAGCAGAGCGAGGAGATATAGCCCGTTCTGTGGTTGCCACCGGCAAGGTCCAGCCCATCACCAAGGTCGAAGTCAAATCCAAAGCCTCGGGCATCGTCACACGTCTCGACACCGACATCAACGCCCAGGTAAAGCAAGGTCAGGTACTCGCCCAACTCGACCAACAGGAAATCCTCGATCAGGTTGCCGCTCAGAAAGCCCAGCTCGCCGCAGCCGAGTCCAACGCACGCGCCGCTGCGGCCTCCATCGACTACGACAAGGTCAACGCCGAAGCCCCCGATCTCCCCATGTACAAGCACACCTACGAGCGAAACCTCCAAATGTCCAAGGAGGGAGTCGTCTCCCAACAGGCGCTTGATGACGCCCAGCAGAAGTATCTCGCAGATCTCAACACACGCGACAAAGCCGTAGCCCAAATCACCGTGGATACCTCAAAGCTTCGCCAGGCCGAGGCCCAGGTAGCCCAGAACAAAGCCTCCCTCAAACAGCTTGAGGAGCAACTCGGCTACACCACAGTCACCTCCCCAATGGACGGCACCATCCTCTCCCGCGACGTGGAGATTGGGGACGCGGTCAGTTCCATTCTCGTCCTCGGCTCCACCGCCACCCTCGTCATGACCATCGGCGACACCAACCAGGTCTACGTGCAGGGTAAGGTCGACGAGTCTGACATCGGCAAGGTCTACCTCGGACAGGCAGCCCGCATCAAAGTCGAGTCCTTCAAAGACAAGACCTTCCAGGGTAAGGTCACCAAGATCGCCCCCCTCGGCGTCGAAAAAGATAACGTCACTACCTTCGAAGTCCGCGTCTCCATCGACAACCCGGGCGGCGAACTCAAAGCCAACATGACCGCGAACGCCGAGATCCTCCTCGAAGAGCACAAAAATGTCCTCACAGTTCCCGAACAGGCCGTCCTCTACGACAAGGACCGAAACGCCTCCGTCGAAGTCCCCGACCCCAAGCAGAAAACCGGCCGTCGAAAGATCGATATCAAGGCAGGCATCTCTAACGGCACAAAAACCGAGATTCTCGCTGGCCTCAATCCCGGGGACACCGTCATTCTTCAGCAATAG
- a CDS encoding FAD-dependent oxidoreductase yields MLPSSTRMTATPNPLATTCCIIGGGPAGIMLGFLLARAGVPVTVLEKHKDFFRDFRGDTIHPSTLDLLHELGLLEKFLTIPHSQVAALSAIIGGERFAIADFSHVPTYCKFIALMPQWDFLDFLSSEAAHYPSFTIRMGWEATGLISENGVTTGVRANTPDGPVAIPATLTIGCDGRHAISRDAGHLPLNDEGVPVDVLWLKLARQSSDPENALGYINYGRLIILINRNDYFQIGYIIAKGTFPQIQQAGIPAFQQSIERIVPFLAGRSTEIDSWDKVKLLTIQVNRLQEWSSPGLLCIGDAAHAMSPVGGIGINIALQDAVATANILTEALLSDSLTQHHLRQVQEYREPAVRKTQRVQVFAHRILDRVLRDNGPIKPPLALRILTHIPGFQSLPARFVGVGLQPQHIKNF; encoded by the coding sequence TTGCTACCCTCATCCACACGGATGACCGCCACCCCCAACCCGCTCGCCACCACCTGTTGCATCATCGGCGGAGGCCCCGCAGGCATCATGCTGGGTTTTCTTCTCGCCCGCGCAGGAGTCCCGGTCACCGTCCTTGAAAAACACAAAGACTTCTTCCGCGACTTCCGCGGCGACACCATCCACCCCTCCACCCTCGATCTCCTTCACGAACTAGGGCTCCTGGAAAAATTCCTCACCATCCCGCACTCCCAGGTTGCGGCGCTCTCCGCTATCATAGGCGGCGAACGCTTCGCCATTGCCGACTTCTCGCACGTCCCCACCTACTGTAAGTTCATCGCCCTCATGCCCCAGTGGGACTTCCTCGACTTCCTCTCCTCCGAAGCCGCGCACTATCCGTCCTTCACCATCCGCATGGGCTGGGAGGCCACCGGCCTCATTAGCGAGAACGGAGTCACCACAGGAGTCCGCGCCAACACTCCCGACGGCCCCGTCGCGATCCCCGCCACCCTAACCATCGGCTGCGATGGTCGTCACGCCATCTCCCGCGATGCAGGCCACCTCCCGCTCAACGACGAAGGCGTCCCCGTAGACGTCCTCTGGCTCAAACTCGCCCGCCAATCATCCGATCCCGAGAACGCCCTCGGCTACATCAACTACGGCCGCCTCATCATCCTCATCAATCGCAACGACTACTTCCAGATCGGCTACATCATCGCCAAAGGCACCTTCCCCCAGATTCAGCAAGCCGGCATCCCCGCCTTCCAGCAGAGCATCGAGCGCATCGTCCCCTTCCTCGCCGGCCGTAGCACCGAAATCGACTCCTGGGACAAGGTCAAGCTTCTCACCATCCAGGTCAACCGCCTCCAGGAGTGGTCCTCCCCAGGCCTGCTCTGCATCGGAGACGCCGCCCACGCCATGTCTCCCGTCGGCGGCATCGGTATCAACATTGCCCTTCAGGACGCAGTAGCCACCGCCAACATCCTCACCGAAGCCCTGCTCTCAGACTCCCTCACCCAACATCATCTCCGCCAGGTGCAGGAATACCGCGAGCCCGCCGTTCGCAAGACCCAACGCGTTCAAGTCTTCGCCCACCGCATTCTCGACCGCGTCCTCCGCGACAACGGCCCCATCAAACCGCCCCTCGCCCTCCGCATCTTAACCCACATCCCCGGCTTCCAAAGCCTACCCGCACGCTTCGTAGGAGTGGGCCTCCAGCCACAGCACATCAAAAACTTCTAG
- a CDS encoding HAD family hydrolase → MSLAFPPRLIVFDLDGTLIDSRVDLCNSVNATLAHLGKPTLPEAVISGYIGDGASMLVRRAIGDPEGDSTDEQYVTEALTFFLDYYRIHKLDYTYVYPGVLEALENIRADHPQILMAVLTNKPVHPSRDICAHFGLSRFFFQNYGGNSFHAKKPDPHGLEALIKEASTLADRTITPAETIMVGDTDIDVLTARNCGARSIGCAFGLKPHSLADAPPDHLAHSPTDWPSLIAADPPQIF, encoded by the coding sequence ATGTCGCTTGCCTTCCCTCCCCGCCTCATCGTCTTCGATCTCGACGGCACCCTCATCGATTCCCGCGTTGACCTCTGCAACTCCGTCAACGCCACCCTCGCCCACCTCGGCAAGCCCACCCTACCCGAAGCCGTCATCTCCGGCTACATCGGCGACGGAGCCTCCATGCTCGTCCGTCGCGCCATCGGCGACCCCGAGGGCGACTCCACCGACGAGCAATATGTAACCGAAGCACTCACATTCTTCCTCGACTACTACCGCATCCACAAACTCGACTACACCTACGTTTACCCCGGCGTCCTCGAAGCCCTCGAGAACATCCGCGCCGACCATCCGCAAATCCTCATGGCCGTCCTCACCAACAAACCCGTTCACCCCTCCCGCGACATCTGCGCGCACTTCGGCCTCTCCCGCTTTTTCTTCCAGAACTACGGCGGCAACAGCTTCCACGCCAAAAAGCCTGACCCCCACGGCCTTGAAGCCCTTATTAAGGAGGCCTCCACCCTCGCCGATCGCACCATCACCCCTGCCGAAACCATCATGGTCGGCGACACCGACATTGACGTCCTCACCGCCCGCAACTGCGGCGCGCGCAGCATCGGCTGCGCCTTTGGCCTCAAACCCCACTCCCTCGCAGACGCCCCGCCTGACCACCTCGCCCACTCCCCAACCGACTGGCCCTCCCTCATCGCCGCCGATCCCCCCCAAATCTTTTGA
- a CDS encoding histidine phosphatase family protein: MVELEEEVGMSVGTELWLVRHGETEWSLSGAHTSRTDIPLTDHGRKRAEELRDYLKGTKFDAVFESPMQRARETCAIAGFGDQAVVENGLKEWDYGVYEGKTTKEIQATIPGWSVWKNEIVDGETVEHVGERADGVIARALAAAPQGGKVALFAHAHILRILAARWIGLDATGGSLLALGTGSVSVMGWERETRVISSWNRGFE, translated from the coding sequence ATGGTTGAACTCGAGGAGGAGGTTGGGATGAGTGTGGGAACAGAGTTGTGGCTGGTGCGGCATGGAGAGACGGAGTGGAGTTTGAGTGGGGCGCATACGAGCCGGACGGATATTCCGCTGACCGATCATGGGCGAAAGCGGGCGGAAGAGCTGCGGGATTATTTGAAGGGCACGAAGTTTGATGCGGTGTTCGAAAGCCCGATGCAGCGGGCTCGGGAGACCTGTGCCATTGCGGGTTTTGGAGACCAGGCTGTGGTGGAGAACGGGTTGAAGGAGTGGGACTACGGAGTCTATGAAGGCAAGACGACCAAGGAGATTCAGGCGACGATTCCGGGTTGGTCGGTGTGGAAGAACGAGATTGTTGACGGTGAGACGGTGGAGCATGTTGGAGAGCGCGCGGATGGGGTGATCGCTCGTGCGCTGGCGGCTGCTCCGCAGGGAGGAAAGGTTGCGCTGTTTGCGCATGCTCATATTTTGCGGATATTGGCAGCGCGGTGGATTGGACTGGATGCGACGGGCGGTAGTTTGCTGGCGTTGGGAACGGGGAGCGTGAGTGTGATGGGGTGGGAGCGTGAGACGCGCGTGATTTCTAGCTGGAATCGCGGGTTTGAGTAG
- the lexA gene encoding transcriptional repressor LexA, with protein sequence MAITRRQKEVIDFLSSFTQKNGYSPSYEEIASGLGLSSLATVHKHITNLQNKGLLQRAHNRSRSIDVLPVRSGKKGSDRLPLLGRIAAGKPVEAIESAESISLSDIIGNREVFALEVRGDSMRDEHIVSGDYVLVERTRTAREGEIIVALIDGSDATLKRFYREGSMIRLQPSNTEMSPIYAPAANVSIQGKVLGVLRKYA encoded by the coding sequence ATGGCTATAACACGGCGGCAAAAAGAGGTTATCGACTTCCTCTCCAGCTTCACGCAGAAGAACGGCTACTCTCCTTCCTACGAGGAGATTGCCAGCGGCCTGGGCCTGAGCTCTCTTGCCACCGTGCACAAACACATCACCAATCTCCAGAACAAGGGCCTGCTCCAGCGCGCGCACAATCGCAGTCGCTCTATCGATGTGCTCCCGGTTCGCAGCGGCAAAAAAGGCTCCGACCGTCTCCCCCTGCTCGGCCGCATCGCCGCCGGCAAGCCCGTCGAAGCCATCGAGAGTGCCGAGAGCATCTCGCTCTCAGATATCATCGGCAATCGCGAAGTCTTCGCCCTCGAGGTTCGAGGCGACTCCATGCGCGACGAGCACATCGTCTCCGGCGACTACGTTTTGGTCGAGCGCACTCGCACCGCACGCGAAGGAGAGATTATCGTCGCTCTCATCGACGGATCCGACGCAACCCTCAAACGCTTCTACCGCGAAGGCAGCATGATCCGCCTGCAGCCTTCAAACACCGAAATGTCTCCCATCTACGCCCCTGCCGCAAACGTCAGCATCCAGGGCAAGGTCCTGGGTGTTCTCCGCAAATACGCATAG
- a CDS encoding DNA-3-methyladenine glycosylase: MSTPPQKRRTPKLVPRTFYSRSPDTVARDLLGKLLIRDLQGKRLTARITEVEAYLGLIDPASHAARGLTPSNAILFGPSGHIYVYFIYGMYYCLNVAAHLPGEAGGVLIRALDPIDGLETMADLRGLPHNTKPKLLTGGPGRLCQALDITRTNSNGLDVTSPTSAIQIADDGHHPTEILTTPRIGISKAADLPLRFLVGGSTAP, encoded by the coding sequence ATGAGCACACCCCCACAAAAACGCCGCACCCCTAAGCTAGTCCCAAGAACCTTCTACTCCCGCTCCCCCGACACCGTAGCCCGAGACCTCCTCGGCAAACTCCTCATCCGCGACCTCCAAGGCAAACGCCTCACCGCCCGCATCACCGAAGTCGAAGCCTACCTCGGCCTCATCGACCCGGCATCCCACGCAGCCCGCGGTCTCACTCCTAGCAACGCAATCCTCTTCGGCCCATCCGGACACATATATGTCTACTTCATCTACGGCATGTACTACTGCCTCAACGTCGCCGCGCATCTTCCCGGCGAAGCCGGAGGAGTCCTCATCCGAGCCCTCGATCCAATCGACGGCCTAGAAACCATGGCCGATCTCCGCGGCCTTCCCCACAACACAAAACCCAAGCTCCTCACCGGAGGCCCCGGCCGTCTCTGTCAGGCTCTCGACATCACCCGCACCAACTCCAACGGCCTCGACGTAACCTCACCCACCTCCGCCATCCAGATCGCCGACGACGGCCACCACCCCACCGAAATCCTAACCACCCCACGCATCGGCATCAGCAAAGCCGCCGACCTCCCTCTCCGCTTCCTCGTAGGCGGAAGCACGGCACCATAA
- a CDS encoding carbonic anhydrase, with protein sequence MRRAMEREWTRRQFVAGAAAAGLVAGGSGLLRAQTGMTGETAIQELLAGNERYIAGKITSFPEDLKILQEKTVLKQEPFAAVLACADSRVPVEILFDQSIGHVFVTRVAGNVVTPEVMATLEYGVAALGLKAVLILGHTNCGAIAAAVEGKEVPGQISVLYQHLMPGVRDAHGDVVQAVKANVVFQTRLVRESSTVIAKAIKESGVKVAGGVYDLGVGRVTLIA encoded by the coding sequence ATGCGGCGAGCGATGGAGAGGGAGTGGACGCGGCGGCAGTTTGTTGCGGGAGCGGCGGCGGCTGGCCTGGTGGCAGGCGGTAGTGGGTTGCTGCGGGCGCAGACGGGGATGACGGGTGAGACCGCGATCCAGGAGTTGCTTGCGGGAAACGAAAGGTACATCGCTGGGAAGATTACTTCGTTTCCCGAGGACCTCAAGATTTTGCAGGAGAAGACGGTGTTGAAGCAGGAGCCGTTTGCTGCAGTGCTAGCTTGCGCTGATTCTCGTGTGCCGGTGGAGATACTGTTCGACCAGAGCATTGGGCATGTGTTTGTGACGCGCGTGGCGGGGAATGTTGTGACGCCGGAGGTGATGGCGACCCTTGAGTATGGAGTGGCTGCGCTGGGTCTGAAGGCCGTTCTGATCTTGGGACACACGAACTGCGGGGCGATCGCTGCGGCCGTGGAGGGCAAAGAGGTGCCGGGGCAGATTAGCGTGCTGTATCAGCATCTGATGCCGGGCGTTCGCGATGCACATGGAGATGTGGTTCAGGCTGTGAAAGCGAATGTGGTGTTTCAGACGAGGTTGGTGCGGGAGAGCTCTACGGTGATCGCGAAGGCGATAAAGGAGAGTGGCGTGAAGGTGGCTGGTGGAGTGTATGACCTTGGGGTGGGTAGGGTGACGCTTATTGCTTAG
- a CDS encoding DUF3300 domain-containing protein, whose protein sequence is MKTIHKTLSALTLVTLSGISLAQAPIERQAPPPPPPDQQQAQPYPQNPPAYPQQDQPQYQQQPGAPDQQQQAPPPPLAPQQLDQLVQRIALYPDPLLAQVLTASTFWNEIPDAATWAQQHSFMTGDPLAQAIQSDNLPWDPSVLALLPFPNVLDTMARDPQWTGTLGNAVLSQRPDVMDAVQRQRRLAHDYGYLVPNAYDTVTDNGGYLEVQPINPAYFYVPVYSPAVVFYRPRPGFIITTGIRFGPAVTIGPAFGVYGWYGAGFGWGSHAIMIDHHAWGRTYYNRNVYVHPYAHPYVHPASPRVESHAHNEEHGGEHGGDHHH, encoded by the coding sequence ATGAAGACCATTCACAAAACGCTGTCAGCCTTGACTCTCGTGACTCTCAGCGGAATCTCCCTAGCCCAGGCCCCCATCGAACGCCAAGCACCCCCACCACCGCCACCCGACCAGCAACAAGCCCAGCCCTACCCGCAAAATCCACCAGCCTACCCACAGCAAGACCAGCCGCAGTACCAACAGCAACCAGGCGCGCCCGATCAGCAACAACAGGCACCCCCGCCGCCCCTGGCCCCTCAGCAGCTCGACCAGCTAGTCCAGCGCATCGCCCTCTACCCAGACCCGCTTCTAGCTCAGGTCCTCACCGCCTCCACCTTCTGGAACGAGATCCCCGACGCCGCCACCTGGGCCCAGCAGCACAGTTTCATGACGGGCGACCCCCTCGCCCAGGCCATCCAGTCCGACAACCTCCCCTGGGACCCTAGCGTCCTCGCCCTCCTACCCTTCCCCAATGTCCTCGACACGATGGCCCGCGACCCCCAATGGACCGGCACACTCGGCAACGCCGTCCTCAGCCAGCGCCCTGACGTCATGGACGCCGTCCAGCGCCAGCGCCGCCTCGCCCACGACTACGGCTACCTCGTCCCCAACGCCTACGACACCGTCACCGACAACGGCGGCTACCTCGAGGTCCAGCCCATCAACCCCGCCTACTTCTACGTCCCCGTCTACAGCCCCGCGGTCGTCTTCTACCGCCCTCGCCCCGGCTTCATCATCACCACAGGAATCCGCTTCGGCCCGGCCGTCACCATCGGCCCTGCCTTCGGCGTCTACGGATGGTACGGTGCAGGCTTCGGATGGGGTTCCCACGCCATCATGATCGACCATCACGCATGGGGCCGCACCTACTACAACCGCAACGTCTACGTTCACCCCTACGCACATCCCTACGTACACCCAGCGTCCCCACGCGTAGAGAGCCACGCCCACAACGAAGAACACGGTGGAGAACACGGCGGCGATCACCACCACTAA
- a CDS encoding DUF4097 family beta strand repeat-containing protein, translating to MTIKLLTSTVAILSLAAASAFAADSNFERTLSAGGSPNVSISTGSGYIRLHPGSGDQIHIIGHVHSSHGWMSGGGDADSRVQQIVSNPPIVQSGNDVTIGERHNNELFRNISIDYEITLPRGSAINSTTGSGDVEIQDVGASVKAQSGSGSVRVHGVQGMTNLGTGSGDIELEQNGPGDVKAETGSGSIRLHGIAGGLKASTGSGDIEAEGQPTTDWKVSTGSGSVRLSVGNAHFNLDADTGSGNISVAQPMTMQGSLNRHHVSAVVGGGGPTIRVGTGSGDIQIK from the coding sequence ATGACGATCAAATTACTCACCTCCACCGTCGCGATTCTCTCCCTGGCCGCAGCCTCCGCCTTTGCAGCAGACAGCAACTTCGAACGCACCCTTAGCGCCGGCGGCTCTCCCAACGTCTCGATCTCCACCGGCTCCGGCTACATCCGCCTCCATCCCGGCTCCGGAGATCAAATCCACATCATCGGTCACGTCCACTCCAGCCACGGTTGGATGAGCGGCGGCGGCGATGCCGATAGCCGCGTTCAACAGATCGTCAGCAATCCACCCATCGTCCAAAGCGGTAATGACGTCACCATCGGCGAGCGTCACAACAACGAACTCTTCCGCAACATCAGCATCGACTACGAGATCACCCTTCCCCGCGGCTCTGCCATCAACTCCACCACAGGCTCGGGCGACGTCGAAATTCAGGATGTCGGAGCCTCCGTCAAAGCTCAAAGCGGCTCCGGCAGCGTCCGCGTTCACGGAGTCCAGGGCATGACCAATCTCGGCACCGGCTCTGGAGACATCGAACTTGAGCAAAATGGTCCCGGTGACGTCAAAGCCGAAACCGGCAGTGGCAGTATCCGCCTCCACGGCATCGCCGGAGGCCTCAAGGCCAGCACCGGCTCCGGCGACATAGAAGCCGAAGGCCAACCCACCACCGACTGGAAAGTCTCAACCGGCAGCGGCAGCGTTCGCCTCTCCGTCGGCAACGCTCACTTCAACCTCGACGCCGACACTGGCTCCGGCAACATCAGCGTCGCCCAGCCCATGACCATGCAGGGCAGCCTCAATCGCCACCACGTCAGCGCCGTCGTAGGCGGCGGAGGCCCTACCATCCGCGTAGGCACCGGCTCCGGCGACATTCAAATTAAATAA
- the uvrB gene encoding excinuclease ABC subunit UvrB, with the protein MDFQLSTTYKPQGDQPRAIAELISGIHAGEKDQVLLGVTGSGKTFTMAKVIEELQRPALILAHNKTLAAQLYHEFKTFFPNNAVEYFVSYYDYYQPEAYIPAGDLFIEKESTINEELDKLRLAATRSLFERRDAIIVSSVSCIYGLGSPEAYYGMLMLLEKGQKIKREDITRRLVEILYDRNDVDFRRGTFRVRGDIIEVYPTYDENAYRIELFGDEIDSLSQIDPLFGTVKQKYSRLPIYPKSHYVVQPERKTTAIASILEEMEWWEKELENQGRLVESQRIHQRTRFDLEMIKSVGFCHGIENYSRHFSARLPGEPPPTLLDYFPQDYLLFIDESHVTVPQLHGMWHGDRSRKQNLVDYGFRLPSAMDNRPLRFEEFESRTGQIIYVSATPGAYELTKSAGVVVEQIIRPTGLIDPQVEIRPIKGQIDDLLAEIRDRTQKNQRVLVTTLTKRMSEDLASYYTEVGVRCRYMHSEIETLERIKLLRDLRKGEYDVLIGINLLREGLDLPEVSLVAILDADKEGFLRSQGSLIQTIGRAARHIEGRAILYADKMTDSMQRAINETDRRREKQVAYNEENGITPASIIRPIEMGLAGILKADYADLTDEAEGMPDFSTQQELDVYIGKLESDMREAAKKFEFEKAAKLRDTVKELRTKEFLFS; encoded by the coding sequence ATGGACTTTCAGCTCTCGACCACCTACAAGCCCCAGGGCGACCAGCCCCGCGCCATCGCCGAGCTCATCTCCGGCATTCACGCCGGCGAAAAAGATCAAGTCCTCCTCGGCGTCACCGGCTCCGGCAAAACCTTCACCATGGCTAAGGTCATCGAAGAGCTGCAACGCCCCGCCCTCATCCTCGCTCACAATAAAACCCTCGCCGCCCAGCTCTACCACGAGTTCAAAACCTTCTTCCCCAACAACGCCGTCGAATACTTCGTCTCCTACTACGACTACTACCAACCCGAAGCCTACATCCCCGCCGGCGATCTCTTCATTGAAAAGGAATCAACCATCAATGAAGAGTTGGATAAACTTCGTCTCGCCGCCACCCGCAGCCTCTTCGAGCGCCGCGACGCCATCATCGTCTCCTCTGTCTCCTGCATCTACGGCCTCGGCTCGCCCGAAGCCTACTACGGCATGCTGATGCTCCTCGAAAAAGGCCAGAAGATAAAGCGCGAAGACATCACCCGCCGACTCGTCGAGATCCTCTACGACCGCAACGACGTCGACTTCCGTCGCGGCACCTTCCGCGTCCGCGGCGACATCATCGAGGTCTACCCCACCTACGACGAGAACGCCTACCGTATAGAGCTCTTCGGCGACGAAATCGATTCACTCTCCCAAATCGACCCGCTCTTCGGCACCGTCAAACAAAAATACTCACGCCTCCCCATCTATCCCAAGTCCCACTACGTCGTCCAACCCGAGCGCAAAACCACCGCCATCGCCTCCATCCTCGAAGAGATGGAGTGGTGGGAAAAAGAATTGGAAAATCAAGGCCGCCTCGTCGAATCCCAACGCATCCACCAGCGCACCCGCTTCGACCTCGAGATGATCAAATCCGTAGGCTTCTGCCACGGCATCGAAAACTACTCTCGCCACTTCTCCGCGCGTCTCCCCGGCGAGCCCCCACCCACGCTCCTCGACTACTTCCCGCAGGACTATCTCCTCTTCATCGACGAGTCCCACGTCACCGTCCCTCAACTCCACGGCATGTGGCACGGCGATCGCAGCCGCAAGCAAAACCTAGTCGACTACGGCTTCCGCCTTCCCAGCGCGATGGACAACCGCCCCCTCCGCTTCGAAGAGTTCGAATCCCGCACCGGCCAGATCATCTACGTCTCCGCAACCCCCGGTGCCTACGAGCTGACAAAATCCGCCGGTGTAGTCGTCGAGCAAATCATCCGCCCCACCGGCCTCATCGATCCTCAGGTAGAAATCCGCCCAATCAAAGGCCAGATCGACGACCTCCTCGCCGAGATCCGCGACCGCACGCAAAAAAATCAACGCGTCCTCGTCACCACCCTCACCAAGCGCATGTCCGAAGACCTCGCCAGCTACTACACCGAAGTCGGCGTCCGCTGCCGCTACATGCACTCCGAGATCGAAACCCTCGAACGCATCAAGCTCCTGCGCGACCTCCGCAAAGGCGAGTACGACGTCCTCATCGGCATCAACCTCCTCCGCGAAGGCCTCGACCTCCCCGAAGTCTCACTCGTAGCCATCCTCGACGCCGACAAAGAAGGCTTCCTCCGCTCGCAAGGCTCTCTCATCCAAACCATCGGCCGAGCCGCCCGCCACATCGAAGGCCGCGCCATCCTCTACGCCGACAAGATGACCGACTCCATGCAGCGCGCCATCAACGAGACCGACCGCCGTCGCGAAAAACAAGTCGCCTACAACGAAGAAAACGGCATCACTCCCGCAAGCATCATTCGCCCAATAGAAATGGGCCTGGCCGGCATCCTCAAAGCCGACTACGCCGACCTCACCGACGAAGCCGAAGGCATGCCCGACTTCTCCACGCAACAAGAACTAGACGTCTACATCGGCAAACTAGAATCCGACATGCGCGAAGCCGCCAAAAAATTCGAATTCGAAAAAGCCGCCAAGCTCCGCGACACAGTAAAAGAACTCCGCACCAAAGAATTCCTCTTCAGCTGA